One segment of Paraburkholderia sp. PREW-6R DNA contains the following:
- a CDS encoding LysR family transcriptional regulator, giving the protein MHPEFDVDLLRTFVAVVETGSFTKASTAVHRSQAAVSMQIKRLETMLGATLFTRTTRSLSLTRPGNTLLEYARRVIALHEEAWSAIVRPEVSGRVVLGAPDDYVSSLLSPVLRRFSHLYPHVEIEIVCAQSTSLAPMLADNRIDLAFVTRDRKLRGEFVRSEPMVWVGASTDTPVLAASPLPVGLYEPGCVARQHTLAALDGARLRYRAAFSSASLMGLVATVDAGLSVVALTRCSVPSRLAILGEAQGLPKIEPLEIVVARSAKSDRPTCDYLAAQMVQDLSLRAPAPAARG; this is encoded by the coding sequence ATGCACCCGGAGTTCGACGTCGATTTGCTGCGCACGTTTGTCGCCGTGGTCGAGACGGGCAGCTTCACCAAGGCTTCGACCGCCGTGCACCGCTCACAGGCGGCGGTCAGCATGCAGATCAAGCGGCTCGAAACCATGCTCGGCGCCACGCTCTTCACCCGCACCACGCGCAGTCTGTCGCTAACGCGGCCGGGCAATACGCTGCTCGAATACGCGCGGCGCGTGATTGCGCTGCACGAGGAGGCGTGGTCGGCGATCGTGCGCCCGGAGGTGAGCGGGCGAGTCGTGCTCGGCGCGCCGGACGATTACGTGTCGTCGTTGTTGTCGCCCGTGTTGAGGCGCTTTTCGCACCTGTACCCGCATGTGGAGATCGAGATCGTCTGCGCGCAGAGCACGTCGCTCGCGCCAATGCTCGCGGATAACAGGATCGATCTCGCTTTCGTCACGCGCGACCGCAAGCTGCGCGGCGAGTTCGTACGCAGCGAGCCGATGGTGTGGGTTGGCGCGTCGACGGATACGCCGGTGCTGGCGGCCTCGCCATTGCCGGTGGGACTGTACGAGCCGGGTTGCGTCGCACGGCAGCACACGCTGGCCGCGCTCGACGGCGCGCGCCTGCGTTATCGCGCCGCGTTCAGCAGCGCGAGCCTGATGGGTCTGGTGGCAACGGTGGATGCGGGCTTGTCGGTGGTCGCGCTCACGCGTTGCAGTGTGCCGTCGCGGCTTGCCATTCTCGGCGAGGCGCAAGGTCTGCCGAAGATCGAGCCGCTGGAGATCGTCGTGGCGCGCAGCGCCAAGTCAGACCGGCCGACCTGCGACTACCTGGCCGCGCAGATGGTGCAGGACCTGTCGCTTCGCGCGCCAGCACCGGCGGCGCGCGGATAG